In the Kribbella sp. NBC_00482 genome, one interval contains:
- a CDS encoding carbohydrate ABC transporter permease, with protein sequence MSVVTDPARPAVAPEAPKPVRRRRSSGFNSVSPREKVARYVLLVFVLLITIGPFLWQLSTSLKGSGEDIYTRIPRLLPAQPTFDHYKAVTDTIPVWDYARNSLVVAVLVVGGNVIGASLAGFALSRLQFRGRKIVLGLFLATLVLPGEVTIISQYVTVREFGLANTLFGVALPGMIGALNVLLMYNAFRSLPIEVDQAAVVDGANAWQRFLYIGLPSVRGTISVVAIFAFIGAWDDFLWPLIVLTDPDKYTLTVGLQYLSGTFSNNPRLIAAGTMIAFIPIVIVFATLQRFFFKGVEEGAVKG encoded by the coding sequence ATGAGTGTTGTGACCGATCCGGCGCGGCCGGCCGTCGCTCCCGAGGCGCCGAAGCCCGTACGCCGACGTCGTTCGTCCGGGTTCAACTCGGTGTCGCCGCGGGAGAAGGTCGCGCGGTACGTGCTGCTGGTGTTCGTGCTGCTGATCACCATCGGGCCGTTCCTGTGGCAGCTGTCGACGTCGCTGAAGGGGTCCGGGGAGGACATCTACACCCGGATCCCGCGGCTGCTGCCGGCGCAGCCGACGTTCGACCACTACAAGGCGGTCACCGACACCATCCCGGTCTGGGACTACGCGCGGAACTCGCTCGTGGTCGCCGTACTGGTTGTCGGCGGCAACGTGATCGGCGCGTCGCTGGCCGGGTTCGCGTTGTCCCGGCTGCAGTTCCGTGGCCGCAAGATTGTCCTCGGTCTGTTTCTGGCGACGTTGGTCCTGCCGGGTGAGGTCACGATCATTTCGCAGTACGTGACGGTCCGGGAGTTCGGGCTGGCGAACACGCTCTTCGGTGTCGCGCTGCCCGGGATGATCGGTGCGCTGAACGTGCTGCTGATGTACAACGCGTTCCGGTCGTTGCCGATCGAAGTCGATCAGGCCGCGGTCGTGGACGGGGCGAACGCGTGGCAACGGTTCCTGTACATCGGCCTGCCGTCGGTGCGCGGGACGATCAGCGTGGTCGCGATCTTCGCGTTCATCGGCGCCTGGGACGATTTCCTCTGGCCGCTGATCGTGCTGACCGATCCCGACAAGTACACGCTGACCGTCGGCCTGCAGTACCTGTCCGGCACGTTCAGCAACAACCCGCGGCTGATCGCGGCCGGCACGATGATCGCGTTCATCCCGATCGTCATCGTCTTCGCCACCCTGCAACGCTTCTTCTTCAAGGGCGTCGAGGAAGGCGCCGTCAAGGGCTGA
- a CDS encoding glycoside hydrolase 5 family protein produces MASETVTPRFGANYVPSAGWFYSWLDYDRDAVRRDFADLAGMGLDHVRVFPVWPWIQPNRAIIREQAIADLLDTIDAAAEHGLTVAVDLIQGHLSSFDFLPSWVLTWHKSSLFEDSTVRDGLTAYVEAVARAVATKPNVFAITLGNEVNNLWPDSSTTPESSASWAQELLTTVKKAAPDVLALHSVFDDAWYKGDHPFHPVDAVDLGDLTTVHSWVFNGVSRVDGPLGPATLTHADYLIELARATALDHDRPVWLQEIGVPGPDIPVDLQAEFTRRTVETVLPNPALYGVTWWSSHDIDRRLLDFPDREYDLGLFTVDHQRKPAAQALADVIAEVQAHGVRQLEATTLTAPINLRTEPARRAEVAPGSAFHLQWVDARSNGPVRIALP; encoded by the coding sequence ATGGCTTCGGAGACCGTCACGCCCCGGTTCGGTGCGAACTATGTTCCCTCGGCGGGATGGTTCTACAGCTGGCTGGACTACGACCGCGACGCGGTACGGCGGGACTTCGCGGACCTGGCCGGGATGGGTCTGGACCACGTCCGAGTCTTCCCGGTCTGGCCCTGGATCCAGCCGAACCGCGCGATCATCCGCGAGCAGGCGATCGCCGACCTGCTGGACACGATCGACGCCGCCGCGGAGCACGGCCTGACCGTCGCGGTCGACCTGATCCAGGGACACCTGTCCAGCTTCGACTTCCTCCCCTCGTGGGTGTTGACCTGGCACAAGAGCAGCCTGTTCGAAGACAGCACGGTCCGCGACGGTCTCACGGCGTACGTCGAGGCCGTGGCGCGCGCGGTCGCGACGAAGCCGAACGTCTTCGCGATCACGCTCGGCAACGAGGTCAACAACCTCTGGCCGGACAGCTCCACCACGCCCGAGTCCTCGGCCTCGTGGGCGCAGGAGTTGCTGACGACGGTGAAGAAGGCGGCGCCCGACGTACTCGCCCTGCACTCGGTCTTCGACGACGCCTGGTACAAGGGCGACCATCCGTTCCACCCCGTCGACGCGGTGGACCTGGGTGACCTGACCACTGTCCACTCGTGGGTTTTCAACGGGGTCTCACGAGTGGACGGTCCCCTGGGTCCGGCCACCCTCACCCACGCCGACTACCTGATCGAGCTCGCCAGAGCCACGGCCCTCGATCACGACCGGCCCGTCTGGCTGCAGGAGATCGGCGTACCGGGACCCGACATCCCCGTCGATCTGCAGGCCGAGTTCACCCGGCGGACCGTCGAGACCGTCCTGCCGAACCCGGCCCTGTACGGCGTGACGTGGTGGTCCTCGCACGACATCGACCGGCGCCTGCTCGACTTCCCGGACCGCGAGTACGACCTCGGCCTGTTCACCGTCGACCACCAGCGCAAACCCGCCGCACAGGCCCTCGCGGACGTGATCGCCGAGGTGCAGGCTCATGGCGTGCGGCAGCTAGAAGCCACCACGCTGACCGCGCCGATCAACCTCCGCACCGAGCCGGCGCGTCGCGCGGAAGTCGCCCCCGGCAGCGCGTTCCACCTGCAGTGGGTCGATGCCCGCAGCAACGGCCCGGTACGGATCGCCCTGCCCTAA
- a CDS encoding MerR family transcriptional regulator: protein MTTFAPAEASERTGLSLDTLRYYERLGLFGPVHRTTAGRRVYSDHDVAWVGLLVCLRNAGLGISDLQRLMGRLRDRSGGPTGVVELLEEHRSRLHGEIAKMNVALDVLNDKIAYYSEAAAQSKK from the coding sequence ATGACTACGTTCGCACCGGCCGAGGCCTCCGAGCGCACCGGTCTCAGTCTCGACACCCTCCGTTACTACGAGCGTCTCGGATTGTTCGGTCCGGTACACCGGACGACCGCAGGACGCCGCGTCTACAGCGACCACGACGTGGCCTGGGTCGGGCTCCTGGTGTGCCTGCGCAACGCCGGACTGGGGATCAGCGACCTGCAGCGGTTGATGGGCCGGTTGCGGGACCGCTCGGGCGGCCCGACCGGGGTGGTCGAGCTGCTCGAGGAGCACCGGTCCCGCCTGCACGGTGAGATCGCGAAGATGAACGTCGCGCTCGACGTACTGAACGACAAGATCGCGTACTACAGCGAGGCCGCGGCTCAGTCGAAGAAGTAG
- a CDS encoding TetR/AcrR family transcriptional regulator: protein MTEDRGDLPPGLALSWGVLPVQRRGPKPALSVEQIVATGIEFGDRHGFEAVSLQRIAAQLGVTTNAMYRYVRSKEELIVLVHDKAVGLPPELPSGWRAAAIAWVDAQVKLYAERPWLLDVPIRGAPITPNLLRWVEVMLAALAETGLSQHDNLGCLMLLDGCARNYAGLVRQLGASDRTPVQAEQVGQFLVPRLMEGGYPTLVSLYLNQEYEDELDDDLEFGLARILDGIEVLIAKSP from the coding sequence ATGACCGAGGACCGCGGAGACCTGCCGCCGGGGCTCGCCCTCTCGTGGGGCGTGCTGCCGGTGCAGCGGCGCGGGCCGAAGCCGGCGCTGTCGGTCGAGCAGATCGTGGCCACCGGCATCGAGTTCGGCGACCGGCACGGGTTCGAGGCGGTCTCGCTGCAGCGGATCGCGGCGCAGCTCGGCGTCACGACGAACGCGATGTACCGCTACGTCCGGTCCAAGGAAGAGCTGATCGTCCTGGTCCACGACAAGGCGGTCGGGCTGCCGCCGGAGCTGCCGTCCGGCTGGCGCGCGGCGGCGATCGCGTGGGTGGACGCGCAGGTCAAGTTGTACGCCGAGCGCCCGTGGCTGCTCGACGTACCGATCCGCGGCGCGCCCATCACGCCCAACCTGCTGCGCTGGGTCGAGGTGATGCTAGCGGCGCTAGCGGAAACCGGGCTGAGTCAGCACGACAACCTCGGGTGCCTGATGCTGCTGGACGGGTGCGCGCGGAACTACGCCGGCTTGGTGCGCCAGCTCGGGGCGAGCGATCGCACGCCGGTGCAGGCGGAGCAGGTCGGCCAGTTCCTCGTTCCTCGGCTGATGGAGGGCGGGTATCCGACGCTGGTGTCGCTCTATCTCAACCAGGAGTACGAGGACGAACTCGACGACGACCTTGAGTTCGGCCTCGCCCGCATCCTCGACGGCATCGAGGTACTGATCGCCAAGTCGCCTTAG
- a CDS encoding DUF1707 SHOCT-like domain-containing protein — protein MYTILEPLLIPDQVQLTDADRRAAISKLESAVRQAALTPSQASDRHEQVLAARTRGELRNILDGVANAAPPRGLTVALQAFTGVWLVACVVQFVVWLALAVFGHFDGPWWLWSDLGLGAIVAILWWINESYHRKSDVLVAP, from the coding sequence ATGTACACGATCCTCGAACCCCTCTTGATCCCCGACCAGGTGCAGCTCACCGACGCCGACCGCCGCGCCGCGATCAGCAAGCTCGAAAGCGCCGTACGACAGGCCGCCCTGACACCCTCACAGGCGAGCGACCGTCACGAGCAGGTCCTCGCGGCCCGGACCCGCGGCGAACTGCGCAACATCCTGGACGGTGTCGCGAACGCCGCCCCGCCCCGCGGGCTGACCGTGGCGCTCCAGGCCTTCACCGGCGTCTGGCTGGTCGCCTGTGTGGTCCAGTTCGTGGTCTGGCTGGCGCTGGCGGTCTTCGGTCACTTCGACGGCCCGTGGTGGCTCTGGTCGGACCTCGGGCTCGGCGCGATCGTGGCGATCCTCTGGTGGATCAACGAGTCCTACCACCGCAAGTCCGACGTACTGGTCGCACCGTGA
- a CDS encoding carbohydrate ABC transporter permease has product MRYNRWFTPWVLVIPALTWLLVFNLWPSINTVILSFTNAKPIGGGHFVGLKNFETLLHDEQLRWALLNSVIYMVVCLPFLTVLPLFLAVLVEKKLPGITFFRTAFYTPVVASAVVVALIWQWILDDRGLVNGLAEKLGVISGPLPFLSDQWLLLLSAISLTIWKGLGYYMIIYLAALGNVGRELHEAAAVDGAGPLRRFVHVTVPGVRGTMILISILISVSALRVFSELFILSGGKGGPGGRDNSVVMLIQQYSQGFEGNLGYASALSIVLFFVTVVPMLVLARLNRRGAEA; this is encoded by the coding sequence ATGCGGTACAACCGTTGGTTCACCCCGTGGGTGCTGGTGATTCCAGCACTCACGTGGTTGCTGGTCTTCAACCTGTGGCCGTCGATCAACACCGTCATCCTGTCGTTCACGAACGCCAAACCGATCGGCGGCGGCCACTTCGTCGGGCTGAAGAACTTCGAGACCCTGCTGCACGACGAGCAGTTGCGGTGGGCGCTGCTGAACAGCGTCATCTACATGGTGGTCTGTCTGCCGTTCCTGACCGTCCTGCCGCTGTTCCTCGCCGTACTGGTGGAGAAGAAGCTGCCCGGGATCACGTTCTTCCGGACCGCGTTCTACACCCCGGTGGTGGCGTCCGCGGTCGTGGTGGCGCTGATCTGGCAGTGGATCCTGGACGATCGCGGCCTGGTCAACGGACTGGCCGAGAAGCTCGGGGTGATCTCCGGGCCGCTGCCGTTCCTGTCCGACCAGTGGTTGTTGTTGCTCAGCGCAATCAGCCTGACGATCTGGAAGGGTCTCGGGTACTACATGATCATCTACCTGGCCGCCCTCGGGAACGTCGGGCGTGAGCTGCACGAGGCGGCCGCGGTCGACGGTGCGGGACCGTTGCGGCGGTTCGTGCACGTGACCGTGCCCGGCGTCCGGGGGACGATGATCCTGATCTCGATCCTGATCTCGGTCTCGGCGCTGCGGGTGTTCTCCGAACTGTTCATCCTCAGCGGCGGCAAGGGCGGCCCGGGTGGCCGGGACAACTCGGTCGTGATGCTGATCCAGCAGTACAGCCAGGGCTTCGAGGGCAACCTCGGGTACGCGTCGGCGTTGTCGATCGTGCTGTTCTTCGTCACCGTCGTACCGATGCTGGTGCTGGCCCGTCTCAACCGCCGGGGAGCCGAAGCATGA
- the infC gene encoding translation initiation factor IF-3: MRVNERIRVPEVRLVGPNGEQVGIVRIEDALRLAQEADLDLVEVAATARPPVCKLMDFGKYKYETAQKARESRRNQTNTVIKEMKLRPKIDPHDYETKKGHVVRFLKAGDKVKITIMFRGREQSRPELGFRLLQRLAEDVTELGFVESSPRQDGRNMIMVLGPHKKKSEARVDVEAEKAERKAAREADEEAERQERAEQVQAHEAERAAGVTKKPKGPADNLDPE; the protein is encoded by the coding sequence TTGCGCGTCAACGAGCGCATCCGCGTTCCCGAGGTGCGGCTGGTCGGACCGAACGGTGAGCAGGTAGGCATCGTCCGGATCGAGGACGCACTTCGGCTGGCCCAGGAAGCCGATCTCGACCTGGTCGAGGTCGCCGCGACCGCCCGGCCTCCGGTCTGCAAGTTGATGGATTTCGGCAAGTACAAGTACGAGACCGCGCAGAAGGCGCGCGAGTCCCGCCGGAACCAGACCAACACCGTCATCAAAGAGATGAAGTTGCGGCCGAAGATCGACCCGCACGACTACGAGACCAAGAAGGGTCACGTGGTGCGGTTCCTGAAGGCTGGGGACAAGGTCAAGATCACCATCATGTTCCGCGGTCGTGAGCAGTCCAGGCCGGAGCTCGGCTTCCGGTTGCTGCAGCGGCTGGCCGAAGACGTGACCGAGCTCGGCTTCGTCGAGTCGTCGCCGCGTCAGGATGGCCGGAACATGATCATGGTGCTCGGACCGCACAAGAAGAAGTCCGAAGCGCGCGTGGACGTGGAAGCCGAGAAGGCGGAGCGCAAGGCCGCGCGGGAGGCCGACGAAGAGGCCGAGCGCCAGGAGCGCGCCGAGCAGGTTCAGGCCCACGAGGCCGAACGTGCAGCCGGCGTCACGAAGAAGCCGAAGGGTCCGGCCGACAACCTCGACCCGGAGTGA
- a CDS encoding LacI family DNA-binding transcriptional regulator codes for MVRPTIADIATRAGVSKGAVSFALNGRPGVSDATRERILKIAEQMSWRPHSAARALGASRVDSVGMVIARPARTLGVEPFFAHLLSGVQSGLSAESISLQLLIVEDTAAEIEVYRRWASEHRVDGVILVDLTVKDPRVDELKALELPAVVIGGRGGKGALASVWADDRDAMLSIVEYLAALGHRRIAHVAGTPIFQHTQRRIRALRDAAPRLGLLDAPSLTTDFSDAEGAAITRKLLSQSDRPTAIVYDSDVMAVAGLGVAMEMGVSVPGDLSIVAFDDSILTQLMHPALTALSRDTFDFGRQAAEVLLETIADPAVVVNRRTPDPVLTVRESTAPPS; via the coding sequence ATGGTGAGACCGACGATCGCTGACATCGCGACCAGGGCCGGGGTGTCCAAGGGTGCGGTGTCGTTCGCGCTGAACGGGCGGCCGGGGGTCAGTGACGCGACCCGGGAGCGGATCCTGAAGATCGCCGAGCAGATGAGCTGGCGGCCGCACAGCGCGGCGCGCGCGCTCGGGGCGTCGCGGGTCGACTCGGTCGGCATGGTGATCGCACGGCCGGCCCGGACGCTCGGGGTCGAGCCGTTCTTCGCGCACCTGCTGTCCGGCGTGCAGTCGGGGCTGTCGGCGGAGTCGATCTCGCTGCAGCTGCTGATCGTCGAGGACACCGCGGCCGAGATCGAGGTGTACCGCCGGTGGGCGTCGGAGCATCGGGTCGACGGCGTGATCCTGGTCGACCTGACCGTGAAGGACCCTCGGGTCGACGAGCTCAAGGCGCTCGAGCTGCCGGCCGTGGTGATCGGCGGCCGCGGCGGCAAGGGTGCGCTCGCCTCGGTCTGGGCCGACGACCGCGACGCGATGCTCTCGATCGTCGAGTACCTGGCCGCCCTCGGCCACCGCCGGATCGCCCACGTCGCCGGTACGCCGATCTTCCAGCACACACAGCGCCGGATCCGGGCCCTCCGCGACGCCGCTCCCCGGCTCGGACTGCTCGACGCACCGTCGCTGACCACGGACTTCAGCGACGCGGAGGGCGCCGCGATCACCCGGAAGCTGCTGTCCCAGTCCGATCGCCCGACCGCGATCGTCTACGACAGCGACGTGATGGCGGTCGCCGGCCTCGGCGTCGCGATGGAGATGGGCGTCTCGGTGCCCGGCGACCTGTCGATCGTCGCCTTCGACGACTCGATCCTCACCCAGCTCATGCACCCCGCACTGACGGCGTTGTCCCGCGACACCTTCGACTTCGGCCGCCAGGCTGCCGAGGTCCTCCTCGAGACCATCGCCGACCCCGCCGTCGTCGTGAACCGCCGCACTCCGGACCCGGTCCTGACGGTGCGCGAGTCCACCGCGCCTCCCAGCTGA
- a CDS encoding ABC transporter ATP-binding protein — translation MNAPVQLTDVRKVYGTGPGAVDALAGVTYDFVAGSFTAVMGPSGSGKSTLMHCAAGLDTPTAGEVQLAGQSLRGLDETSLTELRREHVAFVFQSFNLMPALTVRQNVVLPMTLAGKQPDDAWVTEVIQAVGLGERVKHRPSELSGGQQQRVAIARALAGRTAITFADEPTGALDTTTALEVLTLLRDQSRRLGQTIVMVTHDPVAASYADRVVFLVDGRIVSELRPGAVHPTAEAVAAELAQLSAGRLSPTES, via the coding sequence GTGAACGCGCCCGTACAACTGACTGACGTCCGCAAGGTCTACGGCACCGGCCCCGGCGCGGTCGACGCGCTGGCCGGTGTGACCTACGACTTCGTCGCCGGCAGCTTCACCGCGGTGATGGGCCCGTCCGGCTCCGGCAAGAGCACACTGATGCACTGCGCGGCCGGCCTCGACACCCCGACGGCAGGTGAGGTCCAGCTGGCCGGACAGTCGCTGCGCGGCCTCGACGAGACCTCGCTGACCGAGCTGCGCCGCGAGCACGTCGCCTTCGTCTTCCAGTCCTTCAACCTGATGCCGGCGCTGACGGTGCGGCAGAACGTCGTACTCCCGATGACGCTGGCCGGCAAGCAGCCGGACGACGCCTGGGTGACCGAGGTCATCCAGGCCGTCGGTCTCGGCGAGCGCGTCAAACACCGGCCGAGCGAGCTGTCCGGCGGCCAGCAGCAGCGGGTGGCGATCGCCCGGGCCCTCGCCGGACGGACCGCGATCACGTTCGCCGACGAGCCGACCGGCGCGCTGGACACCACCACCGCGCTCGAGGTCCTCACGCTGCTCCGCGACCAGTCCCGCCGGCTCGGTCAGACGATCGTGATGGTCACCCACGACCCGGTCGCGGCGTCGTACGCCGATCGTGTCGTCTTCCTCGTCGACGGCCGGATCGTGTCCGAGTTGCGTCCAGGGGCCGTCCACCCCACCGCCGAGGCCGTCGCCGCTGAGCTCGCCCAGCTGAGCGCCGGCCGCCTCTCACCCACGGAGAGCTGA
- a CDS encoding DUF1844 domain-containing protein, whose product MTDADATSQPDPLSTASRDIAEVPAVEIISTAALHLMSAAAVNLGLAADLPDHKDLDEARSLIDSLAGLMDAAAPSLGHHHAAPLKDGLRSLQLAFREASTIQDEAGQGPGEKYTGAVYPSAKQSS is encoded by the coding sequence ATGACCGACGCAGATGCCACCTCACAGCCTGACCCCCTCTCGACCGCGTCCCGCGACATCGCCGAGGTCCCCGCCGTGGAGATCATTTCCACCGCCGCACTGCACCTGATGAGCGCCGCCGCCGTCAACCTCGGCCTGGCCGCGGACCTCCCGGATCACAAGGACCTCGACGAGGCCCGCTCCCTGATCGACTCGCTGGCCGGCCTCATGGACGCCGCCGCCCCCTCGCTCGGCCACCACCACGCGGCGCCGTTGAAGGACGGACTCCGCTCCCTCCAACTCGCGTTCCGCGAGGCCAGCACGATCCAGGACGAGGCCGGCCAGGGCCCCGGCGAGAAGTACACCGGCGCGGTTTACCCCTCGGCCAAACAAAGCTCTTGA
- a CDS encoding aldo/keto reductase yields MDYKNLGTTGLKVSELCLGAMMFGDRTDEQDSRKILQKFTDVGGTFIDTADVYGAGASEEVLGRWLKTQQRSDYVIATKVWGRVGPRPTDHGLSRKHILDAVDASLRRLGTDYVDLYQLHLWDDSVPLAESLSTLDGLVRAGKVRYIGVSNFRGWQLQKAVDLCAQNGWEPLSSLQPLYTLLDRSPEWELLPVCSNEGLGVITWSPLRSGWLSGAFRRGMTAPPVDSKVSTPGTHAWDRYANEHTWHVIDELTAVAAETGRTLPQVAVRWLMQRPGVTAPIIGPRTPEYLDDLLGAAEFSLAPEHQERLEVASRPESVPYPYFFD; encoded by the coding sequence ATGGATTACAAGAATCTCGGAACGACAGGTCTGAAGGTCAGTGAGCTCTGCCTCGGCGCGATGATGTTCGGCGACCGGACGGACGAGCAGGACAGCCGGAAGATCCTGCAGAAGTTCACCGACGTCGGCGGGACGTTCATCGACACCGCCGACGTGTACGGCGCCGGCGCGTCCGAGGAGGTGCTCGGACGCTGGCTGAAGACGCAGCAACGCTCCGACTACGTCATCGCCACCAAGGTCTGGGGACGGGTCGGCCCGCGGCCCACGGACCACGGACTGTCCCGCAAGCACATCCTCGACGCGGTCGACGCGAGCCTGCGGCGCCTCGGCACCGACTACGTCGATCTCTACCAGCTCCATCTCTGGGACGACAGCGTGCCGCTCGCCGAGTCGCTGTCGACGCTGGACGGCCTCGTGCGGGCCGGCAAGGTCCGCTACATCGGGGTCAGCAACTTCCGTGGCTGGCAGCTGCAGAAGGCCGTCGACCTGTGCGCGCAGAACGGCTGGGAGCCGCTCTCCAGCCTCCAGCCGCTCTACACCTTGCTGGACCGGTCGCCCGAGTGGGAGCTGCTGCCGGTCTGCAGCAACGAGGGCCTCGGCGTCATCACCTGGTCTCCCCTGCGTTCAGGCTGGTTGTCCGGAGCGTTCCGGCGCGGCATGACCGCGCCGCCCGTGGACAGCAAGGTCTCCACGCCTGGCACCCATGCGTGGGACCGCTATGCCAACGAGCACACGTGGCACGTGATCGACGAGCTGACGGCGGTCGCGGCCGAGACCGGTCGCACCCTCCCCCAGGTCGCCGTCCGCTGGCTGATGCAGCGTCCTGGCGTGACCGCACCGATCATCGGTCCGCGGACACCGGAGTACCTCGACGATCTCCTCGGCGCCGCGGAGTTCTCACTCGCGCCGGAGCACCAGGAGCGTCTCGAGGTCGCCAGCCGGCCGGAGTCGGTGCCCTATCCCTACTTCTTCGACTGA
- a CDS encoding phosphotransferase enzyme family protein, with amino-acid sequence MTHDGVPAPVAKLDARQLLRDVNQATGAGLEFLGQAAAGQVGAAFVRWPDGRDGVLTRGFGSLDDLRRTAEVLKAARRGGLPVPQYQLLADLPDGVGVVQERLPGRPPETVDRTLLEALIKLTERFTGLAPDLPVPSMYLLESGPGFCLHESLQRYDDRTRRLLSWIHEVGRDEPSGMIGDDLVHLDFHTGNVLTDAGGITGIVDWDGIGRGDRLFALVTLRFDAHVRLPDADLTWFDELLETTLAPAVLRLYWAHMSLRQVDWSIRHHTPADTADWLDFAETRVG; translated from the coding sequence GTGACTCATGACGGCGTACCGGCTCCCGTGGCGAAACTCGATGCGCGGCAGTTGCTGCGAGACGTCAATCAGGCAACCGGCGCGGGCCTGGAGTTTCTCGGCCAGGCGGCGGCGGGTCAGGTGGGTGCGGCGTTCGTACGCTGGCCGGACGGGCGGGACGGCGTACTGACGCGCGGATTCGGTTCCCTCGACGACCTTCGGCGTACGGCGGAAGTTCTCAAGGCAGCGCGGCGGGGCGGACTGCCCGTCCCGCAGTACCAGCTGCTTGCGGACCTGCCGGACGGCGTCGGCGTCGTGCAGGAGCGGCTGCCGGGCAGGCCGCCGGAGACCGTCGACCGCACGTTGCTGGAGGCGCTGATCAAGCTGACCGAGCGATTCACCGGCCTGGCGCCCGATCTGCCGGTCCCGTCGATGTACCTGCTCGAGAGCGGTCCCGGCTTCTGCCTGCACGAGTCTCTCCAGCGGTACGACGACCGCACGCGGAGGCTCCTGAGCTGGATCCACGAGGTCGGCCGGGACGAGCCGAGCGGCATGATCGGCGACGACCTGGTGCACCTCGACTTCCACACCGGCAACGTGCTGACCGATGCCGGAGGGATCACCGGAATCGTCGACTGGGACGGCATCGGCCGCGGCGACCGCCTGTTCGCGCTGGTCACTCTGCGGTTCGACGCCCACGTCCGCCTCCCCGACGCAGACCTGACCTGGTTCGACGAGCTCCTCGAGACCACCTTGGCACCCGCCGTACTGCGCCTCTACTGGGCCCACATGTCCCTACGCCAGGTCGACTGGTCCATCCGCCACCACACCCCAGCGGACACGGCCGACTGGCTGGACTTCGCCGAGACCCGGGTGGGCTGA
- a CDS encoding ABC transporter substrate-binding protein, producing MRRRRPALVASLAAAALTLAGCGLGSEDSGGSAGAKPTVDAGAQVTGEVSFQTWALKPKFTSYVEGVIKAFEAKYPGTHVTWLDQPGDGYDKKVLSQASAGSLPDVTNLPPDFALSLAKQNMLLDVAAADPKLNEEYVDGGVKAYQYQGLDGTFGYPWYLNTDIDYWNATKFAAAGLDVKNPPKTFDELLAAAKTMHDKTGGKEYLMSRLPGIGDFTNAGIKILSDDGKKFTFNTPEAAALLDKYRDAYKAGYMPRDILTNEYLGNSKLFTQGKVAWTTGGGNAIQDFMKDNPSLKGKVVPSPALDTPALYVQGLSVSAKTKNQAAAIALARFVTNAENQAAFAKIVNIFPSTKASASDPYFSKSDGTPESDAKVLAFESLAKAKVLSPPVISGATNDFIGQQISLAISGKISSQAALDAAVAKANQLLTQ from the coding sequence ATGCGTAGACGCCGTCCGGCGCTCGTGGCAAGTCTTGCCGCCGCCGCCCTCACCCTCGCAGGTTGCGGCCTCGGTTCCGAGGACTCCGGCGGCAGCGCCGGCGCCAAGCCGACCGTCGACGCAGGAGCACAGGTGACCGGTGAGGTCAGCTTCCAGACCTGGGCGCTGAAGCCCAAGTTCACGTCGTACGTCGAAGGCGTCATCAAGGCGTTCGAGGCGAAGTACCCGGGCACGCACGTCACCTGGCTGGACCAGCCGGGCGACGGCTACGACAAGAAGGTGCTGAGCCAGGCGTCGGCCGGCTCGCTTCCGGACGTGACGAACCTGCCGCCCGACTTCGCCCTCAGCCTGGCCAAGCAGAACATGCTGCTCGACGTCGCGGCCGCGGACCCGAAGCTGAACGAGGAGTACGTCGATGGCGGTGTGAAGGCGTACCAGTACCAGGGCCTGGACGGCACGTTCGGCTACCCGTGGTACCTGAACACCGACATCGACTACTGGAACGCGACCAAGTTCGCCGCGGCCGGCCTGGACGTGAAGAACCCGCCGAAGACCTTCGACGAGCTGCTCGCGGCCGCCAAGACGATGCACGACAAGACCGGCGGCAAGGAATACCTGATGAGCCGGCTGCCGGGCATCGGCGACTTCACCAACGCCGGGATCAAGATCCTCTCCGACGACGGCAAGAAGTTCACCTTCAACACCCCTGAGGCCGCGGCGCTGCTGGACAAGTACCGCGACGCCTACAAGGCCGGCTACATGCCGCGCGACATCCTGACCAACGAGTACCTGGGCAACTCCAAGCTCTTCACGCAGGGCAAGGTCGCCTGGACCACCGGCGGCGGTAACGCGATCCAGGACTTCATGAAGGACAACCCGTCGCTGAAGGGCAAGGTCGTCCCGTCGCCGGCGCTGGACACCCCGGCGCTGTACGTCCAGGGCCTGTCGGTCTCGGCCAAGACCAAGAACCAGGCCGCGGCGATCGCGCTCGCCCGGTTCGTCACCAACGCCGAGAACCAGGCCGCGTTCGCGAAGATCGTGAACATCTTCCCGTCCACCAAGGCCTCCGCCTCCGACCCGTACTTCTCGAAGTCCGACGGTACGCCGGAAAGTGACGCCAAGGTGCTCGCCTTCGAGTCGCTGGCCAAGGCGAAGGTGCTCTCACCGCCGGTCATCAGCGGCGCGACCAACGACTTCATCGGGCAGCAGATCTCGCTGGCGATCTCCGGCAAGATCTCGTCCCAGGCAGCCCTCGACGCGGCGGTGGCGAAGGCCAACCAGCTCCTCACGCAGTAA